Proteins from a genomic interval of Callospermophilus lateralis isolate mCalLat2 chromosome 1, mCalLat2.hap1, whole genome shotgun sequence:
- the Cactin gene encoding splicing factor Cactin yields the protein MGRDTRSRSRSVGRRGRRQRSQSGSRSRSRSRSHGRRSRRRREDERRRRRRRRSRERRSESEEERWQRPGRRSRSPPAPRWCSRDRSSQSDSGEEQPQGPWTHHGHRRSWSPCSLASSAASPGRPQSPGAMAAALSQQQSLQERLRLREERKQQEELLKAFETPEEKRARRLAKKEAKERKKREKMGWGEEYMGYTNTDNPFGDNNLLGTFIWNKALEKKGISHLEEKELKERNKRIQEDNRLELQKVKQLRLEREREKALREQELELLQREKEAEHFKTWEEQEDHFHLQQAKLRSKIRIRDGRAKPIDLLAKYISAEDDDLAVEMHEPYTFLNGLTVADMEDLLEDIQVYMELEQGKNADFWRDMTIITEDEISKLRKLEASGKGPGERREGVNASVSSDVQSVFKGKTYSQLQVIFQGIEGKIRAGGPNLDMGYWESLLQQLRAHMARARLRERHQDVLRQKLYKLKQEQGVESGPLFPILKQEPPSPSHSLEPEEPAPTPPGTSVEGGPTEPEGDAAAPAEGEGEAVLMEEDLIQQSLDDYDAGRYSPRLLTAHELPLDAHVLEPDEDLQRLQLSRQQLQVTGDASESAEDIFFRRAKEGMGQDEAQFSVEMPLTGRAYLWADKYRPRKPRFFNRVHTGFEWNKYNQTHYDFDNPPPKIVQGYKFNIFYPDLIDKRSTPEYFLEACADNRDFAILRFHAGPPYEDIAFKIVNREWEYSHRHGFRCQFANGIFQLWFHFKRYRYRR from the exons ATGGGTCGAGACACACGCTCGCGCTCGCGATCCGTGGGACGCAGGGGCCGAAGGCAGCGGAGCCAGAGCGGGAGTCGGAGCCGAAGTCGGAGTAGGAGCCATGGGCGGCGAAGCCGGCGGCGCCGGGAGGACGAGCGACGGCGCAGGCGGAGACGGCGAAGCCGGGAGCGCAG GTCGGAATCGGAGGAAGAACGGTGGCAGCGCCCAGGGAGGCGAAGCCGGAGCCCCCCTGCACCCCGATGGTGCTCTCGGGACCGGTCCTCGCAGTCTGACTCTGGGGAGGAGCAGCCGCAGGGCCCATGGACCCACCATGGGCACCGGCGCTCTTGGTCCCCCTGCTCCTTAGCATCCAGCGCAGCATCCCCGGGGCGCCCCCAGAGTCCTGGGGCAATGGCTGCAGCTCTGAGCCAGCAGCAGAGCCTGCAGGAGCGGCTGCGGCTACGGGAGGAGCGGAAGCAGCAGGAGGAGCTGCTGAAGGCCTTCGAGACCCCCGAGGAGAAGCGCGCACGGCGGCTGGCCAAGAAGGAGGCCAAAGAGCGCAAGAAGCGTGAGAAGATGGGCTGGGGCGAGGAGTACATGGGCTACACCAACACCGACAACCCCTTTGGCGACAACAACCTGCTGGGCACCTTCATCTGGAATAAG GCCCTGGAGAAGAAGGGGATCAGCCATCTGGAGGAAAAGGAGCTGAAGGAGCGGAACAAGAGGATCCAGGAGGACAATCGGCTGGAGCTGCAGAAG GTGAAGCAGCTGCGCCTGGAGCGGGAGCGGGAGAAGGCCCTGCGGGAGCAGGAGCTGGAGCTGCTGCAGCGGGAGAAGGAGGCGGAGCACTTCAAGACCTGGGAGGAGCAGGAGGACCACTTCCACCTGCAGCAGGCCAAGCTGCG CTCCAAGATCCGCATCCGGGACGGGCGGGCGAAGCCCATCGACCTGCTGGCCAAGTACATCAGCGCCGAGGACGATGACCTGGCCGTGGAGATGCATGAGCCCTACACCTTCCTCAACGGCCTCACGGTGGCcgacatggaggacctgctggagGACATCCAG GTGTACATGGAGCTGGAGCAGGGCAAGAACGCGGACTTCTGGCGGGACATGACCATTATCACCGAGGACGAGATCTCCAAACTCCGCAAGCTAGAGGCCTCGGGCAAGGGGCCAG GGGAGCGCCGGGAGGGGGTCAATGCCTCCGTCAGCTCTGACGTGCAGTCAGTGTTCAAGGGGAAGACGTACAGCCAGCTGCAAGTCATCTTCCAGGGCATCGAGGGCAAGATCCGGGCCGGCGGGCCCAACCTGGACATGGGCTACTGGGAGAGCCTGCTGCAGCAGCTGCGTGCCCACATGGCCAGGGCCAG GCTCCGGGAGCGCCACCAGGACGTGCTGCGCCAGAAGCTGTACAAGCTGAAGCAAGAGCAGGGCGTGGAGAGCGGGCCCCTGTTCCCCATCCTGAAGCAGGAGCCCCCGTCCCCCAGCCACAG CCTGGAGCCCGAGGAGCCAGCCCCCACGCCACCGGGGACCTCCGTGGAGGGCGGGCCCACTGAGCCCGAGGGGGACGCAGCAGCACCGGCGGAGGGCGAGGGCGAGGCGGTGCTCATGGAGGAGGACCTGATCCAGCAGAGCCTGGACGACTACGACGCGGGCAGGTACAGCCCGCGCCTGCTCACGGCGCACGAGCTGCCGCTGGACGCGCACGTTCTGGAGCCCGACGAGGACCTGCAGCGCCTGCAGCTGTCGCGCCAGCAGCTCCAGGTCACAG GAGACGCCAGCGAGAGCGCGGAGGACATCTTCTTCCGGCGGGCCAAGGAGGGCATGGGCCAGGACGAGGCGCAGTTCAGCGTGGAGATGCCGCTGACCGGCAGGGCCTACCTGTGGGCCGACAAGTACCGGCCGCGCAAGCCGCGCTTCTTCAACCGCGTGCACACGGGCTTCGAGTGGAACAAGTACAACCAGACGCACTACGACTTCGACAACCCGCCGCCCAAGATCGTGCAGGGCTACAAGTTCAACATCTTCTACCCCGACCTCATCGACAAGCGCTCCACGCCCGAGTACTTCCTGGAGGCCTGCGCCGACAACCGCGACTTCGCCATCCTGCGCTTCCACGCCGGGCCGCCCTACGAGGACATCGCCTTCAAGATCGTCAACCGCGAGTGGGAGTACTCGCACCGCCACGGCTTCCGCTGTCAGTTCGCCAACGGCATCTTCCAGCTCTGGTTCCACTTCAAGCGCTACCGCTACCGGCGGTGA